A region of Dioscorea cayenensis subsp. rotundata cultivar TDr96_F1 chromosome 5, TDr96_F1_v2_PseudoChromosome.rev07_lg8_w22 25.fasta, whole genome shotgun sequence DNA encodes the following proteins:
- the LOC120261334 gene encoding protein SUPPRESSOR OF GENE SILENCING 3 homolog, which yields MNSRKGEGKTSVGGSEYSSQKGKMLDGSGPGKVDQLSHAVDGISIDASQEGEWEVKVRKSKNRGYATSSKTSVPSNAAPRAWGHPEGVSRQGWQSIGSGGRAGNNCSQGFDSRKPGGRGNPKPQPQQRSWESAYMAPPPPAPQIRPPLQNGWQWAARGGSNSHPRPGLETIPNLRPLEASPEQYDSDPEDTAHKADNGSDEDELVEDSDDDCSDGYDSDASQKSHETRKKNPWFKGFFEELDNLRAEEISEQTRQWHCPACHNGPGAIDWYKGLQPLMTHAKTKGSKRVKLHRELATLLEEELRRKGTSVIPASEAYGQWKGLRETTDHEIVWPPMVVVMNTLLEQDENNKWIGMGNQELVDYFPSYAAVRARHSYGPYGHRGMSVLIFESSAVGYMEAERLHKHFAEQGTDRDAWERRRVLFYPGGKRQLYGYLALKEDMEVFNQHCHGKTRLKYDMRSYQEVVVSQMKQMSEENQQLVYFRNKNVEHKQYSKALEELNGMLSQKLRDAMNENGIVRLRTKIQFEENKEEMDYQESFFKDQIAKIRNVIEEKEKMFEQRLQAEQAKAKQSDTDSGTNEERIHRKEEIARFINKQVRGIEEFEEEREKLIRAHKDKKVELKKKQMMQEVELEKDFDAALTKLMQKFTPIEFQVSGIS from the exons ATGAATTCAAGAAAGGGTGAAGGCAAGACTTCTGTTGGGGGCAGTGAATATTCATCACAGAAAGGCAAGATGCTTGATGGATCTGGTCCTGGGAAAGTTGATCAGCTGAGCCATGCAGTGGATGGTATTAGCATAGATGCTTCCCAGGAAGGTGAATGGGAGGTGAAGGTAAGGAAGTCTAAGAATCGAGGTTATGCCACTTCTTCAAAAACCTCAGTTCCTTCAAATGCTGCTCCTAGAGCTTGGGGCCATCCAGAAGGTGTGTCAAGACAAGGATGGCAATCTATTGGCAGTGGTGGCAGAGCTGGAAATAACTGTTCTCAAGGTTTTGACTCGCGAAAGCCAGGTGGCAGAGGTAATCCTAAACCACAGCCACAACAGAGGAGCTGGGAATCAGCCTACATGGCACCACCACCTCCTGCTCCTCAGATTCGCCCACCTTTACAGAATGGTTGGCAATGGGCAGCAAGAGGTGGTTCTAATTCTCATCCGAGGCCAGGACTGGAAACTATACCCAACCTTCGTCCCTTGGAAGCATCACCTGAACAGTATGACTCTGATCCCGAGGATACTGCCCACAAAGCTGATAATGGTTCAGATGAAGATGAATTGGTAGAAGACAGCGATGATGATTGTAGTGACGGGTATGATTCTGATGCAAGTCAAAAAAGTCATGAAACTCGCAAGAAGAACCCATGGTTCAAGGGATTCTTTGAAGAATTGGATAACCTGAGAGCTGAAGAAATTAGTGAGCAAACAAGGCAATGGCACTGCCCTGCATGCCATAATGGTCCAGGTGCCATTGATTGGTACAAAGGTCTGCAACCTCTGATGACACATGCAAAGACCAAGGGATCCAAAAGAGTGAAGCTTCATCGAGAACTTGCCACTCTCCTAGAAGAGGAACTCCGGAGAAAGGGTACCTCAGTAATACCAGCAAGTGAAGCATATGGTCAATGGAAGGGTCTGAGGGAAACAACTGATCACGAAATAGTTTGGCCTCCAATGGTGGTGGTCATGAATACCTTACTTGAACAAGATGAGAATAACAAG TGGATTGGAATGGGTAATCAGGAGCTCGTGGACTATTTTCCCTCATATGCTGCAGTTAGAGCCCGTCACTCTTATGGTCCATATGGGCATCGTGGGATGAGCGTCTTGATATTTGAATCTTCTGCGGTTGGCTATATGGAGGCTGAACGGCTGCACAAGCATTTTGCTGAGCAAGGAACTGATAGGGATGCTTGGGAGCGACGTCGGGTACTCTTCTATCCTGGTGGCAAGCGCCAGTTATATGGATACTTGGCTCTCAAAGAAGATATGGAGGTCTTCAACCAGCATTGCCATG GGAAAACTCGCCTGAAATATGACATGAGATCTTATCAGGAGGTGGTTGTTAGCCAGATGAAGCAAATGAGTGAAGAGAATCAGCAATTGGTATATTTTAGGAACAAGAATGTTGAACACAAACAATATTCAAAGGCTCTCGAAGAATTAAATGGGATGTTGAGCCAGAAGCTGCGTGATGCTATGAATGAGAATGGGATTGTGAGGCTTAGAACCAAGATACAAtttgaagaaaacaaagaagag ATGGATTATCAAGAAAGTTTCTTCAAAGATCAAATTGCGAAAATTCGCAACGTaatagaagagaaagaaaagatgtTTGAGCAACGCTTGCAAGCAGAACAGGCAAAGGCTAAGCAGTCTGATACAGATTCTGGAACCAATGAAGAGCGCATACACAG GAAAGAAGAGATTGCGAGGTTCATAAACAAGCAGGTGAGAGGGATTGAAGAGTTTgaggaggagagagagaagCTTATTCGCGCACACAAAGACAAGAAGGTTGAacttaaaaaaaagcaaatgatGCAGGAAGTCGAACTGGAGAAAGATTTTGATGCTGCTCTTACCAAGCTCATGCAGAAGTTTACTCCAATTGAGTTTCAGGTTTCTGGCATCTCTTGA